Proteins co-encoded in one Thermomicrobiales bacterium genomic window:
- the sufC gene encoding Fe-S cluster assembly ATPase SufC, with translation MSETPLFQIQNLHAGIDGQEILRGVDLTINRGEIHALMGKNGSGKSTLAYAVAGHPNYEVTEGAVLYKGENILEMGPDERAQLGLFLAFQYPTSIPGVSMANFLRMAANSRRQRRADQGEDVAPFTPREFRKTLREKMALLKVDESFANRYLNEGFSGGEKKRAEILQMAMLEPEFCIMDETDSGLDIDALRTVSEGVNALFTDNMAMLVITHYQRLLNYIKPNFVHIMADGRIVTSGGPELAMELEESGYDKFMAKYAPEAVAV, from the coding sequence ATGAGCGAGACCCCACTGTTTCAAATTCAGAATCTACATGCCGGCATCGATGGGCAGGAGATCCTGCGCGGTGTCGACCTGACGATCAATCGTGGCGAGATCCACGCGCTGATGGGCAAGAACGGCTCGGGCAAGAGCACGCTGGCCTACGCCGTGGCCGGCCACCCGAACTACGAGGTCACCGAGGGCGCCGTCCTCTACAAGGGCGAGAATATCCTCGAGATGGGGCCGGACGAGCGGGCGCAGTTGGGTCTGTTCCTCGCGTTCCAGTATCCGACCTCGATCCCGGGCGTCTCGATGGCGAACTTCCTCCGGATGGCTGCCAACTCGCGCCGCCAGCGACGCGCCGACCAGGGCGAGGATGTCGCCCCGTTCACCCCGCGCGAGTTCCGCAAGACGCTGCGCGAGAAGATGGCGCTGCTGAAGGTGGACGAGTCGTTTGCCAATCGCTACTTGAATGAAGGCTTCTCCGGCGGCGAGAAGAAGCGCGCCGAGATCCTTCAGATGGCGATGCTCGAACCAGAATTCTGCATCATGGACGAGACCGACTCCGGCCTCGACATCGACGCGCTCCGCACCGTCTCGGAGGGTGTCAACGCGCTGTTCACCGACAATATGGCGATGCTGGTCATCACTCACTACCAGCGTCTGCTGAACTACATCAAGCCGAACTTCGTCCATATCATGGCCGACGGGCGAATCGTCACGTCGGGTGGACCCGAGCTCGCGATGGAGCTCGAGGAATCCGGCTACGACAAGTTCATGGCCAAGTACGCGCCGGAGGCGGTGGCGGTCTAG
- a CDS encoding peptide ABC transporter substrate-binding protein — MDERVGSGANGLAALEAAVLTGRLSRRDVLKRGAALGLTAPAIAALLAACGSSSKETPAATASSGGGAPGAGTATTGPSGGGRGRGSGDLLRILYWQAPPMLNQHYANGNLISNPAALVLEPLIRISPEGDVVAVLCEKAPSLENGGISADGKTVTYTLLEGLVWSDGTPVSSDDAKFTWKWAIDPAAGTTSSPAFVNVDDIEVVDARTFKIHLKNTDPAWYNIFGRGTSDGAPILPKHLLENYMGDKAQSAPFNMKPVGTGPYKVTNFVPGDVVNYEINESYRFPDKPFFKKVEYKGGGDAPSAARAVLQTGEVDYAINLQVEKSVLENLLKSGVGELIVLPDGSVEHVFINFADPNKEVDGARSEPSTQHPFLTDKAVREALALGVDRDMIVSQLYGEAANATANVIVAPEMFVSKNTSYKFSVDDASAALEAAGWTGKPRTKDGVKTKILFQTTVSPLRLKAQEIMKQPWDAIGFEVQLKSIDSTVFFSSDAGNPDTWKRFSADLQMLALNGRPFPIDLMSYWKSIDPAEDIAQKSNGWSGRNLSRWVNEDYNKLWEAASTELDPTKQAELFIKMNDMISDDVVTIPFIARKRVSGKNKRLQGNNPGPWTEDTWDVADWYFEG, encoded by the coding sequence ATGGACGAGCGCGTTGGGTCGGGGGCGAACGGATTGGCGGCGCTGGAAGCAGCTGTCCTCACGGGTCGCCTCTCGCGTCGCGATGTTCTGAAGCGTGGCGCGGCGCTTGGTTTGACTGCGCCTGCCATCGCCGCTCTTCTGGCTGCATGTGGCAGTAGCAGTAAGGAAACACCGGCTGCAACGGCCAGCTCGGGGGGCGGTGCTCCGGGCGCGGGCACGGCAACAACGGGGCCATCCGGTGGCGGACGTGGACGCGGCTCGGGCGACCTGCTGCGCATCCTTTACTGGCAGGCGCCGCCGATGCTCAATCAACACTATGCCAATGGCAATCTGATCTCCAATCCAGCGGCGCTTGTTCTCGAGCCGTTGATTCGTATCAGCCCTGAGGGCGACGTTGTCGCAGTCCTCTGCGAGAAAGCGCCGTCACTGGAGAATGGTGGCATCTCGGCCGACGGCAAGACCGTCACCTACACGTTGCTTGAGGGACTCGTCTGGTCAGACGGCACGCCGGTGTCGAGCGACGATGCCAAGTTCACCTGGAAGTGGGCAATTGACCCGGCAGCGGGAACGACGTCCTCGCCAGCATTCGTCAATGTTGATGACATCGAGGTGGTGGACGCGCGAACCTTCAAGATCCATCTGAAGAACACAGACCCTGCCTGGTACAACATCTTCGGCCGCGGCACGAGCGATGGCGCACCGATCCTGCCCAAGCACCTGCTCGAGAACTACATGGGGGATAAGGCGCAATCTGCGCCGTTCAACATGAAGCCGGTCGGCACCGGCCCATACAAAGTCACCAATTTCGTCCCCGGTGACGTCGTCAACTACGAGATCAACGAGAGTTACCGCTTCCCCGATAAGCCGTTCTTCAAGAAGGTTGAGTACAAGGGTGGCGGCGATGCCCCGTCCGCCGCGCGGGCTGTCCTGCAGACCGGCGAGGTGGACTACGCGATCAACCTGCAGGTCGAAAAATCCGTCCTGGAGAACCTCCTCAAGAGTGGCGTCGGTGAACTGATCGTCCTGCCCGATGGCAGTGTCGAGCACGTATTCATCAACTTCGCCGATCCGAACAAGGAGGTCGACGGCGCCCGTTCGGAGCCATCCACTCAGCACCCGTTCCTGACCGATAAGGCGGTTCGCGAGGCGCTGGCGCTCGGCGTCGATCGCGACATGATCGTTAGCCAGTTGTATGGCGAGGCGGCCAACGCGACGGCAAACGTGATTGTCGCGCCAGAGATGTTCGTGTCGAAGAACACGAGCTACAAGTTCAGCGTCGATGACGCCAGCGCGGCACTTGAGGCGGCCGGTTGGACCGGCAAGCCGCGGACAAAGGATGGCGTTAAGACGAAGATCCTGTTCCAGACGACAGTCAGCCCGCTGCGCCTCAAGGCGCAGGAGATCATGAAGCAGCCCTGGGACGCGATCGGGTTCGAAGTCCAGTTGAAGTCGATTGACTCCACCGTCTTCTTCTCCTCCGACGCTGGCAACCCGGACACCTGGAAGCGCTTCTCCGCCGACCTGCAGATGCTGGCGCTCAACGGCCGGCCGTTCCCGATCGACCTGATGTCGTACTGGAAGTCGATTGACCCGGCCGAGGATATCGCCCAGAAGTCGAACGGCTGGTCTGGCCGCAACCTCAGCCGGTGGGTCAACGAGGACTACAATAAGCTCTGGGAGGCCGCCTCGACTGAGCTCGACCCGACCAAGCAGGCCGAGTTGTTCATCAAGATGAATGACATGATCTCCGACGATGTCGTCACGATCCCGTTCATCGCGCGAAAGCGGGTCTCGGGCAAGAACAAGCGGCTCCAGGGCAATAACCCGGGTCCGTGGACCGAGGACACCTGGGACGTTGCCGACTGGTATTTCGAAGGCTAG
- a CDS encoding M20/M25/M40 family metallo-hydrolase, whose protein sequence is MNHQQARAALEQRLERDADDILGFVQKIVQIPSENPDGDTTQLVSFLTDWMDERGLDHEIVAPQPTMPNVLAGFDGGDPGKHLILNGHLDIFPAGDPTQWSDDPYSGAVRDGKLFGRGVIDMKTGTAASFLAYRYLHEMRQQLGGRLTLTAVSDEETGGTWGTGYLMDNYPDVIGDCVLNGEPSTPYTIRFGEKGPVWLDMLVRTPGGHGAYTHLSKSAIQETAEIIGRIERLADQPVTLPADILAVVEAARPELDAALGAGATDIVKQVTVNIGTIRGGVKTNVIAADCYTGVDLRAPVGHSAQSLLEQFEAILADYPDASYELFKVSEPSVCTPDHEMVRILQRNGEAVRGIRPKPAISIGGTDCRFWRWRGIPAYVYGPIPYNMGAADEYVTLDDLYGTVRVHVLSAFDYLTGATD, encoded by the coding sequence ATGAATCATCAGCAAGCCCGCGCGGCGCTGGAGCAGCGGCTGGAGCGTGACGCTGACGATATTCTCGGGTTTGTCCAGAAGATCGTCCAGATCCCGAGCGAGAACCCCGACGGCGACACGACCCAGCTCGTCTCATTCCTGACCGACTGGATGGATGAGCGTGGTCTCGATCACGAGATTGTCGCTCCGCAGCCGACGATGCCGAACGTCCTCGCCGGATTCGATGGCGGCGATCCGGGCAAGCACCTCATCCTCAACGGCCACCTCGATATCTTCCCGGCCGGCGACCCGACGCAGTGGTCGGACGACCCGTACTCCGGCGCGGTGCGCGATGGCAAGCTGTTCGGTCGCGGCGTCATCGACATGAAGACCGGAACTGCCGCCTCGTTCCTGGCATACCGATATCTGCACGAAATGCGACAGCAGCTGGGCGGCCGGCTCACGCTGACCGCCGTCTCCGACGAGGAGACCGGCGGAACCTGGGGCACTGGCTACCTGATGGACAACTACCCCGATGTAATCGGCGACTGCGTCCTGAATGGCGAGCCAAGCACCCCGTACACGATCCGCTTCGGCGAGAAGGGTCCGGTCTGGCTCGATATGCTCGTCCGCACTCCGGGCGGCCACGGCGCATACACCCACCTGAGCAAGAGCGCGATTCAGGAGACCGCCGAGATTATCGGGCGGATCGAGCGTCTGGCTGACCAGCCGGTTACGTTGCCGGCCGATATCCTCGCCGTTGTCGAAGCCGCTCGGCCTGAGCTGGACGCCGCGCTCGGCGCCGGGGCGACCGACATCGTGAAGCAGGTGACCGTCAACATCGGCACGATCCGTGGTGGTGTCAAGACCAATGTCATCGCCGCCGATTGCTACACCGGCGTCGATCTGCGCGCGCCGGTCGGCCACTCGGCCCAGTCGCTACTGGAGCAGTTCGAGGCGATCCTGGCCGACTACCCCGACGCCTCTTACGAGCTCTTCAAGGTCAGCGAGCCGTCGGTCTGCACGCCCGACCACGAGATGGTCCGCATCCTTCAGCGCAACGGCGAGGCGGTGCGCGGCATCAGGCCGAAGCCGGCCATCAGCATCGGCGGCACCGACTGCCGCTTCTGGCGCTGGCGCGGCATCCCGGCCTACGTCTACGGCCCGATCCCGTACAACATGGGCGCCGCCGACGAGTACGTCACCCTCGACGACCTCTACGGCACCGTCCGCGTCCACGTCCTGTCGGCCTTCGACTACCTCACCGGTGCGACCGACTAA
- a CDS encoding sulfurtransferase, whose amino-acid sequence MANGKANASREVLVSTTWVAEHLADPTIRIVEADEDVLLYELGHVPGAVKIDWHEHLQRTDTRDFIDAEGFDRLMSALGITRDTTAVFYGDKTNWWAAYAYWFFRYMGHDNVRIMDGGRKKWEAEGRATTREAPTITPADYHGSAERPELRAYRDDVLAHIGYSRLRRIGEGNPLVDVRSPGEFTGELLHMPDYPQEGALRGGHIPGARNIPWGKAVAEDGTFRSVDELRALYEGEGITPDQPVIVYCRIGERSSHTWFVLHELLGYPDVRNYDGSWTEWGNVIGVPIEL is encoded by the coding sequence ATGGCAAACGGCAAGGCAAATGCGAGCCGCGAGGTGCTCGTCAGCACCACCTGGGTCGCGGAGCATCTGGCCGACCCAACCATCCGCATCGTTGAAGCGGACGAAGATGTCCTGCTGTACGAGCTGGGTCATGTTCCCGGCGCGGTGAAGATCGACTGGCACGAACATCTGCAGCGCACCGATACACGCGACTTCATCGATGCCGAAGGGTTCGATCGGCTGATGAGCGCGCTGGGCATCACCCGGGACACGACCGCCGTGTTCTACGGCGACAAGACCAACTGGTGGGCCGCCTACGCATACTGGTTCTTCCGCTACATGGGGCACGACAACGTCAGGATCATGGATGGCGGCCGGAAGAAGTGGGAAGCGGAGGGCCGCGCGACTACGCGCGAAGCGCCAACGATCACGCCGGCTGACTACCACGGTTCGGCCGAACGGCCGGAGCTGCGCGCCTACCGCGACGATGTGCTGGCTCATATCGGCTACAGCCGGCTGCGCAGGATCGGCGAAGGCAACCCGCTGGTCGATGTTCGCTCCCCCGGGGAGTTCACCGGCGAGCTGCTTCATATGCCCGACTATCCACAGGAGGGGGCATTGCGCGGCGGCCATATCCCTGGCGCGCGAAATATCCCGTGGGGCAAGGCCGTTGCGGAAGACGGCACCTTCAGGAGTGTCGATGAATTGCGCGCTCTTTACGAAGGTGAGGGGATCACGCCGGATCAGCCGGTGATCGTCTATTGCCGGATCGGGGAGCGTTCATCGCACACGTGGTTCGTTCTTCACGAGCTGCTCGGCTACCCGGATGTGCGGAACTACGATGGCTCGTGGACCGAATGGGGCAACGTGATCGGCGTGCCGATCGAGCTCTGA
- a CDS encoding iron-sulfur cluster assembly scaffold protein: MDRQEQIEILVDHYQNPRHRHAMDNPSVTMPGGNPGCGDVITIYLQPGDDGLSIADVSWEGEGCTISQAAASILMEMVHDERWTLEEALAHDYTTMIEVLGKEAVQMRPKCATLALGTLKAAVRKYQRDELRRQHGMNPDGTPIADLPEQDAEFGIIVGDRAHNDAGAPVSQQER; the protein is encoded by the coding sequence ATGGACCGCCAGGAGCAAATCGAGATACTCGTCGACCACTATCAGAATCCTCGCCACCGCCATGCGATGGACAATCCATCGGTGACGATGCCTGGCGGCAATCCCGGGTGTGGCGATGTCATCACTATTTACTTGCAACCAGGAGACGATGGCCTGTCGATCGCCGACGTCTCCTGGGAGGGCGAAGGCTGTACGATCAGCCAGGCCGCCGCGTCGATCCTCATGGAGATGGTTCACGACGAACGTTGGACGCTGGAGGAGGCGCTGGCCCACGACTACACCACGATGATCGAAGTCCTCGGCAAAGAGGCCGTCCAGATGCGACCAAAGTGCGCGACGCTCGCGCTTGGGACGCTCAAGGCCGCGGTCAGAAAGTACCAGCGCGATGAGCTACGCCGCCAGCACGGCATGAACCCCGACGGCACGCCAATTGCCGATCTTCCCGAGCAGGATGCCGAGTTCGGCATCATCGTCGGCGACCGCGCGCACAATGACGCCGGCGCGCCCGTGTCGCAGCAAGAGCGCTGA
- a CDS encoding transcriptional repressor, translating to MAEKTELFCERHDFRMTTQRAAILEEVRSGAGHLTAGEIFERVHRKYPSIAYGTVYRTLHLFAERGLILEFPFGDQASRFDKRVDRHDHVQCLICGTLVDVDVPTALLAQQVAAEQTGYHVSGHQTVFTGVCPICQSASHTRS from the coding sequence ATGGCCGAGAAGACCGAACTCTTCTGCGAGCGACACGACTTCCGTATGACGACGCAACGCGCGGCGATCCTTGAGGAGGTGCGGTCTGGCGCTGGCCACCTCACCGCCGGGGAGATCTTCGAGCGCGTGCACCGGAAGTACCCATCGATCGCGTATGGGACGGTCTATCGGACGTTGCACCTGTTTGCCGAACGCGGGCTCATCCTTGAGTTTCCCTTCGGCGACCAGGCGAGCCGCTTCGACAAGCGGGTGGATCGGCACGATCACGTTCAGTGCCTCATCTGCGGCACACTCGTCGATGTCGACGTGCCAACCGCTCTGCTCGCACAGCAGGTTGCGGCCGAGCAGACCGGCTACCACGTCAGCGGCCACCAGACGGTGTTCACTGGCGTCTGCCCGATTTGCCAGTCCGCGAGTCACACCCGGAGTTAG